Proteins from a single region of Parambassis ranga chromosome 18, fParRan2.1, whole genome shotgun sequence:
- the rpgrip1 gene encoding protein fantom — translation MSLVVDETAGDLPVRDVGLMRGGLMPTVPDTLRDVKPWKKHHVMKTKADPQRLFRFPREHLEDLCLRLQEENSELRQHTRTQEQRLRRMSTRLMRLRQARPGSSGVKERDMEDTIQELEARVVMLESQKGVLQNKLSLAKQHILDLGARTPYKFSKGKNLEGEGGVRRAAQTAPPRYGPTFEDTRAEMERFRSSVAEQVRMAEMELTVQTLRDTLREKDKEIDGTVREMRKQQADRHKITIRENVDLIRLQKQLSEKGAALRVSQEKFTHLQEAFESQLEQSQRSLRESQGALLEKVEELTEQLKQERQRALALEGQLTTTTLSLQTLDKLQERICDLEGERDLIKENYDTLLERTLSAQSNPGGQVIPPRIEDQERENMVENTSRMDIQRLEEMLQVEREERRKLKLQMERMEQEKELLEEQRERERDFTGLKSDKHLEQQVLQYKEQVSDLQDRLDSVTKEFDMSVEDLSETLVQIKAFRMQQESREGLHFLLADGKVEDSTRELVKIQASHAETVLELQKTRNLLLLEHRITKDLQEELNTINQRVEREREESRRRIAEKDKLLSKRALQINSLQAQLKELAYSPRNYKRTIPIQYTWPAGDQEVVQPIEDDMPFSQLKAGESLLEIHLKAATFTPAGLRVMHSIHPGGGEDIVTFCTYSLLDFEMHSTPLVSGGQPNYGFTSRYALTVRDLGRLGGQGSKVRVELHQALGGVRFVTHGSGQMSLMGAMERRGERICGHVGITGHEGETVGVVDFWVRLFPPAEPVNAVTESRADRRTMTQRSPVQVSLGWQDSGHEELHDYGGGIPNELVVLLERCVGLNARWPGLLPDAYLTYRFYDLPPHVSQTVQCTADPLFNDATSYPLAVTNDVLHYLRSSSLWVYVFDDSDDQMPPAYLAKTPIPMRALATGREIKGDYVLRDSAGGPRGMVRVVMKWKYPFQPPVDALQGRQERGEDEQSIEREERRRQEAERSHRPIAKPRVKTQQHESRDTKAVQKEIKAGLKPPTVKQKSSQDLRPEQSQSRGRKRSTKRSPELFQRTPHLTPEPRLTSPSRLVSVKSSEGRSSRQSLTTLSRKSSASDARTQDLPSLDQMSMVEEGEEEGRSENSDARDSSEASSLQSDIIIFPPKRKMRKGDKLKVEILSLTFEPSSNVALDASVQRVYVEYRLLGVPMETTETPMSLRKPTEGEEIHYNFTRVIYVNGSQAASLRQYLYTMLEGTDPNQGRLKFTVVSEPMDDDEECLDVGHAYLDLQELLLSGNDVIEQQIDIVSVDEDKEVIGHLKVSLEAAKALNGIYEEFHQDEAKKEDQTEEDEDEEAEEEEEEKEEKKKDPIQVIDYDEDSDFD, via the exons ATGTCGCTAGTGGTGGACGAGACGGCCGGGGATCTCCCAGTCAGGGATGTGGGGCTGATGAGAGGGGGGCTGATGCCAACTGTCCCAG ATACTCTGCGTGACGtcaagccatggaagaagcatCATGTCATGAAGACAAAAG CTGATCCTCAGCGCCTGTTTAGGTTTCCCAGGGAACACCTGGAGGACTTGTGTCTCCGGCTGCAGGAAGAGAACAGTGAGCTGAgacaacacacacgcacacaggagCAGAGGCTGCGCAG GATGTCCACGAGGTTGATGCGTCTTCGCCAGGCCCGTCCCGGGTCCAGTGGTGTGAAAGAGAGGGACATGGAGGACACCATACAGGAACTGGAAGCCCGTGTGGTAATGCTGGAGAGCCAGAAAGGAGTGTTACAAAACAAACTCAGCCTGGCAAAGCAGCACATCCTGGACCTTGGTGCACGCACACCATACAAGTTCAGCAAAG gTAAAAATCTGGAAGGGGAGGGCGGAGTCAGAAGGGCAGCTCAGACTGCACCCCCCCGCTATGGCCCCACGTTTGAAGACACCAgggcagagatggagagatt CAGGTCAAGTGTGGCAGAGCAGGTGAGGATGGCCGAAATGGAGCTGACAGTCCAgacactcagagacacactgagagagaagGACAAAGAGATTGATGGAACTGTTAGAGAGATGAGGAAGcaacaagcagacagacacaa aataACCATCAGAGAGAATGTGGATCTAATTCGATTACAAAAGCAGCTTTCAGAGAAGGGTGCTGCACTGAGAGTTTCTCAGGAAAAGTTCACTCACCTGCAAGAG GCCTTTGAGAGTCAGTTAGAACAG AGTCAGCGGTCACTGAGGGAAAGTCAGGGAGCTCTgctggagaaggtggaggaactgactgagcagctgaagcaggaaaGACAGAGAGCTCTGGCACTGGAGGGACAGCTAACCACCACTACCTTGTCTCTGCAGACACTGGACAAG ctcCAAGAGAGGATATGTGacctggagggagagagggatcTGATTAAAGAGAACTATGACACTCTGCTGGAGAG aacTTTATCTGCTCAAAGTAACCCTGGTGGTCAGGTGATACCACCTAGAATAGAGGACCAGGAGAGGGAGAACATGGTGGAAAACACCAGCAGGATGGATATCCAGAGACTGGAGGAAATGCTGCAGGTGGAAAGGGAGGAGCGACGGAAGCTGAAGCTGCAGATGGAGAGaatggagcaggagaaggagctactagaggagcagagagagcgGGAAAGAG ATTTCACTGGGTTAAAGAGTGACAAACATCTGGAACAACAAGTTCTCCAGTACAAAGAGCAGGTCTCTGATCTGCAGGACAGACTGGACTCTGTCACCAAG GAGTTTGACATGAGTGTTGAAGATCTCAGTGAAACTCTTGTGCAGATTAAG GCATTTCGAATGCAGCAGGAAAGCAGGGAGGGTCTGCACTTCCTCTTAGCTGATGGGAAGGTGGAAGATTCAACCCGTGAGCTGGTAAAGATCCAGGCATCGCATGCTGAAACTGTACTGGAGTTACAGAAAACcagaaacctgctgctgctggagcaccGGATCACTAAAGACCTGcag GAAGAGTTAAATACTATCAACcagagggtggagagagagagggaggagagcaggaggaggatagcAGAGAAGGACAAACTTTTATCAAAAAGAGCTTTACAGATAAATAGTTTACAAG CCCAGTTGAAAGAGTTGGCATACAGCCCCAGGAACTACAAACGGACCATACCAATACAGTACACCTGGCCAGCTGGAGATCAGGAGGTGGTGCAGCCCATTGAGGACGACATGCCGTTTTCTCAGCTGAAGGCTGGGGAATCACTGTTGGAGATACACCTTAAA GCCGCCACCTTCACTCCAGCTGGGCTACGTGTTATGCACAGCATCCATCCAGGAGGGGGTGAAGACATTGTGACTTTCTGCACCTACAGCCTGCTGGACTTTGAAATGCACTCCACTCCTTTGGTGTCTGGAGGCCAACCAAACTATGGCTTCACGTCCCGCTATGCTCTGACAGTTCGGGATCTGGGCAGGCTGGGAGGACAGGGGTCAAAAGTCAGGGTGGAGCTTCACCAGGCATTGGGAGGTGTGAGGTTTGTGACCCATGGAAGTGGACAAATGTCTCTTATGGGTGCAatggaaaggagaggagagcgTATTTGTGGACATGTCGGTATCACAG GACATGAGGGGGAAACGGTTGGTGTGGTGGATTTCTGGGTGCGTCTCTTCCCTCCTGCAGAGCCTGTGAATGCTgtgactgagagcagagctgacaggagaACAATGACACAGAGGAGTCCTGTGCAGGTCTCTCTTGGCTGGCAAGACAGTGGTCATGAG GAGCTACATGACTATGGAGGAGGTATTCCCAATGAACTTGTGGTACTGTTGGAGCGCTGTGTGGGTCTCAATGCTCGATGGCCTGGACTCCTTCCTGATGCATACCTGACATACAGGTTCTACGACCTGCCACCTCATGTCTCTCAAACAGTGCAGTGCACTGCTGATCCATTGTTCAATGATGCCACCAGCTACCCACTGGCAGTAACAAATGACGTGCTGCACTATCTCAG GTCTAGCAGTCTATGGGTTTACGTGTTTGATGACAGTGATGACCAAATGCCACCAGCCTACCTGGCCAAGACCCCAATCCCAATGCGAGCCCTGGCTACAGGCAGAGAGATCAAag GTGATTATGTTCTGAGGGATTCGGCTGGTGGACCTCGGGGCATGGTCAGAGTTGTGATGAAATGGAAGTACCCCTTTCAGCCTCCGGTGGATGCCTTGCAAGGTCGACAGGAAAGGGGAGAGGATGAGCAGAGCATTGAAAGAGAGGAAAGGCGAAGACAGGAGGCTGAAAGATCACACAGGCCTATAGCCAAGCCCAGGGTGAAG ACTCAGCAACATGAGTCCAGAGACACCAAAGCTGTGCAGAAAGAGATAAAAGCTGGG CTGAAGCCTCCGACTGTCAAGCAGAAAAGCTCACAGGACTTAAGGCCAGAGCAGAGCCAATCCAGAGGCAGGAAGAGGTCTACCAAGAGGTCACCTGAACTTTTTCAGAGAACACCACACCTGACGCCTGAACCCAGACTGACCTCACCCTCTCGTTTAGTATCTGTCAA ATCATCAGAGGGAAGGTCTTCTAGACAATCACTGACCACTCTGTCCAGGAAAAGCTCTGCCAGTGATGCCAGGACTCAG GATCTTCCCTCTCTGGATCAGATGTCAATGGTTGAAGAGGGggaagaagaggggaggagTGAGA ACAGTGATGCCCGTGACTCTTCAGAAGCAAGTTCCTTACAAAGCGACATTATCATCTTTCcaccaaaaagaaaaatgaggaaG GGGGACAAACTTAAAGTTGAGATTCTGTCCTTGACGTTTGAACCATCCTCAAACGTGGCATTGGATGCGTCGGTGCAACGGGTCTATGTGGAATATCGGCTGCTGGGGGTACCGATGGAAACAACTGAAACACCCATGTCCCTCCGAAAACCCACAGAAGGAGAAGAAATTCACTACAACTTCACACGAG TCATTTATGTGAATGGTTCCCAGGCAGCTTCGCTCAGACAGTATCTCTACACCATGTTGGAGGGCACTGACCCCAACCAGGGCAG GTTAAAGTTCACAGTAGTCAGTGAACCAATggacgatgatgaggagtgTCTGGACGTTGGACATGCTTACCTGGACCTACAGGAACTGTTGCTTAGTGGAAATGATGTGATTGAACAACAAATTGACA TTGTGAGTGTGGATGAAGACAAGGAGGTCATAGGACACCTGAAAGTGTCTCTGGAAGCAGCAAAGGCTTTGAATGGGATATATGAGGAGTTTCACCAGGATGAGGCTAAGAAAGAAGACCAgacagaagaagatgaagatgaagaggcagaggaggaggaggaggaaaaagaagagaagaaaaaagatcCAATACAAGTTATAGATTATGATGAAGACAGTGACTTTGATTGA
- the fam113 gene encoding PC-esterase domain-containing protein 1A has product MKEVMRSVSHQQASQLLHNKFVVVLGDSIHRSIYKDLVLLLQKEKYLTVKQLKSKGEMSFEQDCLVEGGCLDSLHNGTTYREVRQFQAPHHLVRFYFVTRIFSRYMQSVLEDFRQGLTPDVIIVNSCVWDVSRYSVEWVDEYRENLNTFFEELRWILPQETLIIWNLTMPLGESIKGGFLVPEIRHKAPNLWSDVIEANFYSGTLADAHGVDVLDLHFQFRLSLHHRITDGIHWNAIAHRRITFLLLRHIAQAWGVILPSPLTTLDLNDTNNQPDSRSETKTERHPTMFSNMSGDYQHNRFESDWHRRYGFEHGLSDHHERYRGHHHRDLMRSRHYRRQHYAPYPHHNRYDRHGHYY; this is encoded by the exons ATG AAGGAAGTCATGAGGTCTGTGAGCCACCAGCAGGCCAGTCAGCTGCTCCATAACAAGTTCGTTGTGGTGCTGGGAGACTCCA TTCATCGCTCCATATACAAGGATCTTGTCCTGCTGCTACAAAAGGAGAAATATCTCACCGTGAAACAGCTCAAGAGCAAG GGGGAGATGAGCTTCGAGCAGGACTGCCTGGTGGAAGGAGGTTGCCTGGACTCATTGCACAATGGGACAACGTACAGGGAGGTTCGGCAGTTTCAGGCGCCTCACCATCTGGTCCGTTTTTATTTTGTGACGCGCATTTTCTCACGCTACATGCAAAGTGTCTTGGAAGACTTCCGGCAAGGCTTGACACCAGATGTCATCATTGTCAATTCTTGTGTTTGGGATGTTTCAAG GTACAGCGTTGAATGGGTAGACGAATACAGAGAGAACCTAAATACGTTCTTTGAGGAGCTCAGATGGATCCTCCCACAGGAAACACTCATCATATGGAACCTCACTATGCCCCTCGGAGAGAGCATCAAAGGAGGCTTCCTGGTACCTGAG ATTAGGCACAAGGCTCCCAACCTGTGGTCTGATGTAATTGAAGCCAATTTCTATAGTGGGACTCTGGCAGACGCGCACGGAGTGGATGTCTTGGACCTCCATTTTCAATTTCGCTTGTCCCTCCATCATCGGATAACAGATGGCATACACTGGAATGCCATTGCCCACCGCAGGATTACTTTTCTTTTACTGCGACATATCGCACAGGCCTGGGGGGTCATACTGCCGTCTCCATTGACTACACTTG ACCTGAATGACACAAACAATCAACCAGACTCAAGGAGTGAAACGAAGACGG AACGGCATCCAACAATGTTCTCCAATATGTCTGGAGACTACCAGCATAACAGATTTGAGAGTGACTGGCATAGACGGTATG GGTTTGAACATGGGCTGTCCGACCACCACGAGCGCTACAGAGGGCACCATCATCGGGATCTGATGCGAAGCCGCCATTACAGAAGACAACACTATGCTCCATACCCTCACCACAATCGGTATGATCGTCATGGCCACTACTACTGA